In the genome of Fructilactobacillus hinvesii, the window GCTTAACGTAGTTTGTGGGTGCCAAAAACCCATGCGTGTCGCTGGTGGTTAAGATTGTCAATTTCATGTGCAGCCCTCCATCGGATTGTAGAATGTTTAAATTATAATATTAAAAAGCACCTGTGTAAATTAAGTAAAGTAATTATTAAGTTTTATAAAGGGACGTTGAACTCTGGGTTTTATATGATAAGATAGAGTTGTCTAATAAATAGTCAATATTTGTCAGACGTACTTTAGGTCACATGCTTTGCATGAGGAGGTAGGCTGATAATGTTAAACTTATATGTTGCACCAAGCAGCGCATCTAGTCGGAAAGCTCGGGCTTGGTTAAAAGATCACGATATTCCCTTTAAAGAAAGAAACATTAACTCGAAACCATTAAATGCTGCCGAAGTAAAACACATTTTACGGTTAACTGAAAATGGGAGTGAAGACATCATCTCCACTCGTTCTAACATTTTCAAGAAGCTGCACTTAAACTTAGATGACTTATCATTAACTGAATTAGTGGACTTACTGGTTAAGTACCCTGATTTAATTAAACGTCCCATTATCTTCGATGACAAGCGGTTGGAAGTGGGTTATAACGAAGAAGAAATTCGGCGCTTCTTACCACGCAGCATTCGGAAGGCAGAACTTAAAGAATTAGAAGCAAAATTAAGTTAAATTACGAAGGGCGCCTGATTTAGGGCGTCTTTTTTGATTGGAGTAAAAGCATGATTAAAATGATCGCACTGGATTTAGACAATACCCTGCTAAATTCGCAAAAACAAATCAGTCCTGCTAACGAACAGGCTTTGTGCCAATTACACGCCGCAGGGACTAAGATTGTACTGTGTACAGGGCGACCTATCAACGCCATCCGGAATTACATTGAACAACTAGGTTTGACGGAGTCAGGTGATGCTACGATTACCTTTAATGGTGGTCTCGTGATTGAAAATTCGACTCGTAAGGTCCTATTTCAACAGGGAATGAGCCGCGCTGATTTACAACCTTTATACCAGTTTGCTCAAGCTCAGGAAGTTCCTTTGGACGTTTTAGATTTTACCCAGGTTTATCCGGTAACTGATCTGGGCCGTTCAATCTATCAAAAAAAGCTCAACGGGAAGATCCAGTTTCAACCCCGCACATTTGCGTACCTTCCGGACGAAGAATATGCGAAGGGAATCATTGCTAATCAAGCTGCTAAATTAGATCGGCTGCAACGGGTGGTTCCAGAGACAGTCAATCAGTGTTACCACATCGTTCGGTCCCAACCAGAAATCTGGGAGTTTCTCCCCCCACAGGTTGATAAATCCGTCGGGTTAAACGCATTATTAGCGCACTTTGGCTGGGATTTTTCGAATCTAATGGCCTTTGGGGACGCAGAGAATGACGCCGGGATGTTAGCAAAAGCTAGTGTCGGAGTGGCGATGGCTAATGCCACTCCAGCGATTAAACGGATTGCTAATCAAGCAACGACTAGCAACGATCAGGATGGGGTGGCGACGTTTGTCCAACGCTATTTCCAACCATAATAAGTAAACTTTAACTATTTATTTAGCTCATTTTCACTTGAAAAACGAAGATTATTCAAAAAAGTTGTTGACTTCCTGCTTTTTTCCTGTATATTAATAAAAAACGTAAAGGAGTCCGATCATGAAAAAAATGATGAATTTTACTGATAACGTCTTAGTCTTGAGCTTAATTAACGAAATTATTATTCGTTAATGAGGTCAAGCACTTTGGGTTGACCTCATTCGCTTGAGGCCAGTTCATTGTTCTTAGTAAGAATCATCACCTAGAACAGCGCTGGTTATTATCTAACCAACGCTGTTTTTGTTTTAGGATTAGATTTCAACCACCATTAAGGGAGGAAACAGCAATGAAGGCACAACGAAAGACGACCGAACCAGTCCCCACTAATTGGAAAGGGTGGGTTTATCAAGTTTCACAGGGAGTTTCTAATACGATTTTAGCCATTCTTGGAATGGGACTCCTATTGAGTACCATTGGGACCATGATCCATTGGCAACCCCTTAATGAAGCTGGCTTAATTGGTCAACGCTTGCTGGCTCCTGCTCTTGGGATGTCCGTGGCGGTGATGTTAAGGACCACAACGTTGGTAACCGGGGCCACCATGATTGCTTCAACTGTGGGAGCCAATGCCGTGTACTTCACGACCGCTCCGGTTGCTAAGACAATGACGGCCACGAGTTGGGTAGCTCCGCAAGCGACGGGGTCTGCGATCATGACGATTGGTCAACCAGTTTCTGCCGTTCTAGCTGCTGTGGTGGCTGCCTTGGTGGGAAAATGGCTGACGGGGAGAACTCCATTGGATTTGGTATTGGTTCCGTTTGCCACTGCGTTAACTGGTTGTATTGCTGGACTAGGATTTGCTGCTGTCACCACTCCGGCTTTGAATTGGGTTAGTGAACGGCTGGCAGACACGATGCAAATCAGTCCGGTCTTGGGATCCGTGGTCGTAGCGGCCGCTTGGTTCCTCTTCTTGATGACTCCAGCTTCATCTGCGGCGCTGGCGATTGCCGTTCAGTTGGATCCTAAGTCTGGAGGAGCAGCATTGATTGGAACCACGATCGGATTCGTGGTGTTTACGGCCATGTCCTTTCACGAAAATGACTGGGGCGGAAACATTGCCCAAACCCTGGTAACTCCCAAAGTGCAATTTCCTAATCTGTTGAAACGACCAATCTATGCAGTGGGACCGTTGCTAATCGTAATGATCATGGCTCCGATTGCAGTGGTAGGCTTTCACTTCCAAGCACCGTACACTATCGCGGGACTAGGATTGAATTCTTTCATTGCCCCGCTGTGGTACTGGGCTAACGATAAGGCAGGCCTGCTGACTCTGGTGGCTTGTGGCGTGGTCATTCCGGCTTGCCTAGGATTTGCTTACTATCAATTACTACGTTTGCTTGGCAAAACTGCACCAGCCGATCTCCACTTGGAAGAAGTTTAAATGGTAAATTAAAAGGACTTGGATTACTCCAAGTCCTTTTGGGTTGCTTTGAGTGATTAGTGAAAGAGGTTTTTAAAGTGATCCATAAAGACCTGCAGATAACGGTCTTTATCAACGGCCACAGCCACTTTAACGTTCGGGTTCGGATCGTTCAACCGGGCTTTATCACCAATTGTGCGGGCGTAGTAGGCGTCGTGTTCTGTAGTTACCATCATGTTCATCGCAATGATTGTCACGAAACTTGGGTCAATGGCCACTCCGACGGCCAGTGGATCGTGGAGGGAACAACCCCCCAGTTCGGGATAGAGGTCAGCGTACACGTCGATGTAAAAGTCGACGATGTCAGCCATGTTGCTCCCGGCAGTTGATTCGCGCCACTGGCTCGTTTCTTGCTTGGTGAGTAGCGTGCGGAGGGTCACGTCAAGGCCGACCATGGTAACGTTTAAATCACTAGTGAATAGTTGGTTAGCAGCCACGGGATCTTGTTCGACGTTGGCTTCGGCCACGGGAGTCACGTTTCCCGGAACCGTCAAAGCTCCTCCCATGATGGTAATATTACCAATCTTTTGCATGGTGGCGTGGTCCTGTTCTAAAGCGGCGGCGAGATTAGTCATCGGACCGGTAGCAACCACGGTGAGTTGGTCTCCATATTGACGGGCAGCTGCTAGTAAGAAATCGACCCCTGGTTTTGTTGAGACGGAGTGAGCCGGTTCTGGGAGATCTACTTCTCCAATTCCGTTTTCTCCGTGAATTTGGGAGTTAACGTCAATTCGTTGGTAATCATGATCCAATGGGTTGTGATGACCAACGAAAACAGGTACTTCTGGGGCACCCACGAGTTCTAAAATTTTGAGCGCATTTTGGGCCGCCCGGTCGGATTCGATGTTACCAAAGGATGACAAGATCCCAATTAATTCGACGTTGGGGTCAGCAACCGCGTAGGCAATGGCCATTGCATCATCAATCCCGGTATCAAGGTCTAAAATCATTTTCTGAACACTCATACGTTAACCTCCGCTAAACATTAGTTATTTACTCCTATAATACTGTAATAAGGTCAGAAAAACAATCAATATTTGGTTAAATGCGAACAAAAAAGCGATTCCCAAATGAAAATCGCTTTTTTAATTGATTTAGTTAAACATGTATTCCCCGATGATTTTGTTAACTTCCGGGTTTTCGTGGAGCATCGAGTGTTGCGCTTGTTGTGGATCCCCGTTATATACGTAGAGCTTATAGCTTTTAACGTGACCCCGAACCAGTTCTTTCATCTTAACCACGTCTCGAACCGGAATCAAACCATCACTCCCCGTGTTGCTGACGTTTCCACAAAAGTTTAAGATCTGCAGGTTTTTGGGTAAGTTTGTGATGTTTGAATCCTTCAGGGGATAAGTGTTGGCCATGGATACAAATTTGACGACTTCAGGTTGATTTGCCGTTTTGCGGTATTTAGTTAGGTAGTCGTAAATAATTTCTCCACCTGACGAGTGACCAATTAAGTTTACCTTTTGAATGCCGTAATTTTTCTTGAGGTAGGCGAGTAGTTGCGGCATGTGGGTTGCTTCAAACCCTGGCTTATTGTTAGTTTGGAAGTTGGCCTGAATGACCGGATTATTCTTGCCGATTTTATTGAATTGTTTAATGGTACTAACTTTTCCGTTGTCTTTGACGTATACTTGGAGTGCTTTAGTAGCAGCCCCGTTGTCGTCCCAAGAAGAGACCATGTAATCAGAGGTAATGTAATTCCCTCCTAACCCAGGAATAAAGACCGTGGCCGTCCGAGATTGCTTTACATGGTAATTCGATGCTTTTTGGGTATTGTACCACCAACCACCGAATCCGGTTGCGACGACTAATAAAAAGATGAAAAAGATAAATGTCTTCTTATATTTCATGTTAAAATTCCTTTGTAAATAAAATTAAGTTAGGACTGATGAGAAATGGCTCACGATCTCTATGATATCACAATTATCGGTGGGGGACCCGTTGGAATGTTTACGGGTTTTTACGCTGGATTGCGGGAAGCCAAGGTACAAATTATTGAAAGTTTAGAGCAACTAGGCGGGCAAGTAACCGCCCAGTATCCGGAAAAGAAAATTCTGGATGTCGCTGGGTTCGCCGGAATTTCGGGGCGCAATTTAATTCATAATTTGGCAGAACAATTAGCGACCCTCCCAGAGGTGGAACAGCGCCTAAACACCAAGGTTACGAACGTCATTCGACATGACGATTACTTTGAAATTGAAACCAACCATGGTACCAGTCGGAGTCGGGCTGTGATTTTAGCAGCCGGAAATGGTTCCTTTAAACCACGTGAACTCCGGGCAGAAAATGCGGAAGCAGAAACCGGAAAGCACCTTTTTTACGGGATTTCTGATTTAAGCCGTTTTGCGGGCAAGGATGTTTTAGTTGCTGGGGGCGGAAACTCCGCCGTTGACATGGCTTTAATGTTAGAACCAGTTGCCCACCAGGTGACCCTGATTCACCGGCGCAACGAGTTTCGGGGATTAGAAAAGATGGTTCACCAGCTGGAAGATTCATCTGTAAAGATTGTGACCCCTTATTTAATTCAAAAGCTAACCGAAACGGGTGACCAGTTGCAGGTCGAAGCCAAACGGATGAAAACCGACGATGATTTCATCACGTTGACTGTGGACGACGTCGTGGTTAACTACGGTTTCATCGCTAACAATAAAGATTTGCAGTCCTGGACCGTTCAACCCGAACTGGAGCACTCGTTGGTTAAGGTCAACAGTGAACTCGAAAGTAGTGTTCCCTTGTTGTTCTGTGTCGGCGATCAAGCCACTTACCTAGGGAAAGACACCTTAATTGCGACTGGCTTTGGGGAAGCTCCGCTCGCTGTCAATACAATTATGAAGCGCTTGTACCCTGACCGGCGGCTACCAATTCACAGTACGTCGTTGAAGCGACCAGAAAAGTGAGGAATCAGATGTTTACCGATAATGACTTTACGGTGTTTGCTACGCCGACGTTAAACGAACGAATGGAACAGATTCGGTCGGTCTTGGATCCCAAGTTTGAAACTGCCGCCCAGGCCTTTTTGCCGATTTTAGCTGAGACGGGGGAAACGTGGTACGGCCACGTGGCCAAACACCGGATGCGGAAAACTAATCCACCCGACAATACCTGGGTGGCCTTTTCGACCAACCAACGCGGGTACAAAATGTTGCCGCACTTTGAACTTGGTTGTTGGGCCGATCAACTCTACCTCTACTTGGCAGTAGAAAGCAACATGAAGCCTCGTCAGACGGCTACGATTGGTCCCAAATTACAGGCCTTGGTTCCACTCGTACAACAGTTACCCACGGATTTCGTGCTCAGTGGCAACCACATGGAAGAACAGACCAAACAGTTAGCTGATTATGATCAGTTAGTGGATCGGTTTCAAGCGATAAAAGCGGCTGAAGTGCTGATTGGAGTTCAGATTCAGCGGGGTGATCCACGGCTGGGGACGCCGGAGTTATTGCCGGATTTAGAACAGGTTCTACGCCAATTATTACCGTTGTACGAACAACTGCGCTAGCGTGTAGTTGGGAATGAGCCGGCATGGCACCATTTAAAGCTAAATGAACAGAAAAATCCTGCTCCCAATTTACTGGGGAGCAGGATTTTTTGATTGGAACTATTTTTCTTGGTTTGAATCTGGGTTTTGAATCTGAATTCGACTGGTGTCACTGCGTGGTTCGTTAACTTCAGGAGCATCGGTCTTGTACAGCTTGGTAGTGTCTTGGTGCCCGTTGGTATCAAAGAGACTCTTCGATTTATCTCCAAGCTCCTTTTCGGTCTTCTTTTCGTGACTGAGACCGTTGGAATAGTTAAATTTCGCAGGATCAACTCTTTTAAATCCTTCTGGATGGTAGAACTGGAGCAGGTTCTGCTGGTTCAGCGTGTCCGAAAGGGAGAGTTCTGTATTGACCTTTTCTTGAATGGCCTGCAGGGTCTTTTTCAGCTTCTTGTCGGGATGAATGACCTTTCCGGTCTTGGTATCGTAAATGGTTCCATCCACAGAAGTGTACTCCGGTGAGACCCAATCCCGATTACGAAAGGCCACAACTTGATCGTGCTTACTCGAGAAGAGGTCCGTTCCAAACTGAATGTACTTCTGGGAGTTAATGCCCAGTAAGTGCATCAGGGTCGGGAGAACGTCAATTTCTCCTCCGTACGTGTGGTTGATGTGCCCGTTGTTAATCGACGGGGAATTAATCATAAATGGGACTCGTTGCAATTGGGCATTATCAAAATTGTTCCACTTCGCTTCACTCTTACCGGTGAGTGGCGCCAGAGTTGGATTTTCGGAGTTTGACAATCCGTAGTGGTCTCCATAAAGAACCACTACCGTATTCTTCGCTAAGCCACTTTTATCGAGGTAGTCGTAGAATTCCTTAACGGACTGATCGAGGTAGTGGGCGGTGACGAAGTAGTTATTAACGGCACTATCATCCGTGTCTGGTGCCTTAATCTTATTATCCTTGGTGTCTTGTTCATCAAGGTCATACGGGAAGTGGTTCGTGACCGTGATGTACTTGGCATAAAACGGTTGTTGGAGGTGTTGCAAGTACTTTACGGAGTCTTTAAACAGGAGCTTATCCTTTAAACCATAACCAGTGGCCTTATCCCCAGTGGTATCGTAATAACTAGCATCAAAGAAGTACTGATAACCCAGGTTTTTGTAGGTATTGTTGCGGTTCCAGAAGCTCGCCACGTTTCCGTGGAAAACGGCAGAACTGTAACCGTCTTGCCCCAGAATGGCAGGGGCACCCTGGAAGGTATTGTCACTACCTAGTTGGGCAAAGAGGGATCCCTGTGGCAAGCCGTAGGTACTGGTTTCTAGCATGTTTTCGGCATCGGATGTCTTACCTTGGCCTACCTGGTGGAAGAAGTTATCAAAGGCGTAAGTATGGTTGCTATTGTAGATTTGATTTAAGAACGGGGTGACTTCTTTCCCGTTGATTTTTTTGTTAATCAAAAATTGTTGGAAACTTTCAAGGTGGATAATGACCACGTTTTTCCCTTTAAGGGTGCCAAACATGTTGGGATTGGGTTCCGCGTAGTGGGCGTCTGTAAAGGCCTTCACGTTGTAAATCTCAGACTTGTTGGCTTGCGACCGCATTTCGTTAGATTGATGGGTTTGAAAGGCATCATAGGCAGTGAAAACATCTAAACCAAGGTATTTAACGAGGTAGTTGCGATCAAAGGACCGCGTCAATAATTGGGGCCGATCCATGTCTGCCAGGGTGATGTTAAAAGTTAAAAAGAGCGCCCCAATGGAAAAGACCGCAAA includes:
- the spx gene encoding transcriptional regulator Spx, whose protein sequence is MLNLYVAPSSASSRKARAWLKDHDIPFKERNINSKPLNAAEVKHILRLTENGSEDIISTRSNIFKKLHLNLDDLSLTELVDLLVKYPDLIKRPIIFDDKRLEVGYNEEEIRRFLPRSIRKAELKELEAKLS
- a CDS encoding Cof-type HAD-IIB family hydrolase, whose translation is MIKMIALDLDNTLLNSQKQISPANEQALCQLHAAGTKIVLCTGRPINAIRNYIEQLGLTESGDATITFNGGLVIENSTRKVLFQQGMSRADLQPLYQFAQAQEVPLDVLDFTQVYPVTDLGRSIYQKKLNGKIQFQPRTFAYLPDEEYAKGIIANQAAKLDRLQRVVPETVNQCYHIVRSQPEIWEFLPPQVDKSVGLNALLAHFGWDFSNLMAFGDAENDAGMLAKASVGVAMANATPAIKRIANQATTSNDQDGVATFVQRYFQP
- a CDS encoding PTS transporter subunit IIC — translated: MKAQRKTTEPVPTNWKGWVYQVSQGVSNTILAILGMGLLLSTIGTMIHWQPLNEAGLIGQRLLAPALGMSVAVMLRTTTLVTGATMIASTVGANAVYFTTAPVAKTMTATSWVAPQATGSAIMTIGQPVSAVLAAVVAALVGKWLTGRTPLDLVLVPFATALTGCIAGLGFAAVTTPALNWVSERLADTMQISPVLGSVVVAAAWFLFLMTPASSAALAIAVQLDPKSGGAALIGTTIGFVVFTAMSFHENDWGGNIAQTLVTPKVQFPNLLKRPIYAVGPLLIVMIMAPIAVVGFHFQAPYTIAGLGLNSFIAPLWYWANDKAGLLTLVACGVVIPACLGFAYYQLLRLLGKTAPADLHLEEV
- a CDS encoding nucleoside hydrolase, with the protein product MSVQKMILDLDTGIDDAMAIAYAVADPNVELIGILSSFGNIESDRAAQNALKILELVGAPEVPVFVGHHNPLDHDYQRIDVNSQIHGENGIGEVDLPEPAHSVSTKPGVDFLLAAARQYGDQLTVVATGPMTNLAAALEQDHATMQKIGNITIMGGALTVPGNVTPVAEANVEQDPVAANQLFTSDLNVTMVGLDVTLRTLLTKQETSQWRESTAGSNMADIVDFYIDVYADLYPELGGCSLHDPLAVGVAIDPSFVTIIAMNMMVTTEHDAYYARTIGDKARLNDPNPNVKVAVAVDKDRYLQVFMDHFKNLFH
- a CDS encoding alpha/beta hydrolase, coding for MKYKKTFIFFIFLLVVATGFGGWWYNTQKASNYHVKQSRTATVFIPGLGGNYITSDYMVSSWDDNGAATKALQVYVKDNGKVSTIKQFNKIGKNNPVIQANFQTNNKPGFEATHMPQLLAYLKKNYGIQKVNLIGHSSGGEIIYDYLTKYRKTANQPEVVKFVSMANTYPLKDSNITNLPKNLQILNFCGNVSNTGSDGLIPVRDVVKMKELVRGHVKSYKLYVYNGDPQQAQHSMLHENPEVNKIIGEYMFN
- a CDS encoding NAD(P)/FAD-dependent oxidoreductase; this encodes MAHDLYDITIIGGGPVGMFTGFYAGLREAKVQIIESLEQLGGQVTAQYPEKKILDVAGFAGISGRNLIHNLAEQLATLPEVEQRLNTKVTNVIRHDDYFEIETNHGTSRSRAVILAAGNGSFKPRELRAENAEAETGKHLFYGISDLSRFAGKDVLVAGGGNSAVDMALMLEPVAHQVTLIHRRNEFRGLEKMVHQLEDSSVKIVTPYLIQKLTETGDQLQVEAKRMKTDDDFITLTVDDVVVNYGFIANNKDLQSWTVQPELEHSLVKVNSELESSVPLLFCVGDQATYLGKDTLIATGFGEAPLAVNTIMKRLYPDRRLPIHSTSLKRPEK
- a CDS encoding DUF1054 family protein; amino-acid sequence: MFTDNDFTVFATPTLNERMEQIRSVLDPKFETAAQAFLPILAETGETWYGHVAKHRMRKTNPPDNTWVAFSTNQRGYKMLPHFELGCWADQLYLYLAVESNMKPRQTATIGPKLQALVPLVQQLPTDFVLSGNHMEEQTKQLADYDQLVDRFQAIKAAEVLIGVQIQRGDPRLGTPELLPDLEQVLRQLLPLYEQLR
- a CDS encoding LTA synthase family protein, giving the protein MKQIWAKVNTRIGFFGLLLGLFWLKTIYAYFADFSLGTEGTLQFLLLFINPIATTILIFGLAFYFKPAKLFYPAILLLDVIDTVLLYLNVIYFREFTDFMTVSTMTGYSKVDQGLSGASLALTMPHDVFYWLDIIIVITLLLFRVIKIDKHSLSNRFAFAVFSIGALFLTFNITLADMDRPQLLTRSFDRNYLVKYLGLDVFTAYDAFQTHQSNEMRSQANKSEIYNVKAFTDAHYAEPNPNMFGTLKGKNVVIIHLESFQQFLINKKINGKEVTPFLNQIYNSNHTYAFDNFFHQVGQGKTSDAENMLETSTYGLPQGSLFAQLGSDNTFQGAPAILGQDGYSSAVFHGNVASFWNRNNTYKNLGYQYFFDASYYDTTGDKATGYGLKDKLLFKDSVKYLQHLQQPFYAKYITVTNHFPYDLDEQDTKDNKIKAPDTDDSAVNNYFVTAHYLDQSVKEFYDYLDKSGLAKNTVVVLYGDHYGLSNSENPTLAPLTGKSEAKWNNFDNAQLQRVPFMINSPSINNGHINHTYGGEIDVLPTLMHLLGINSQKYIQFGTDLFSSKHDQVVAFRNRDWVSPEYTSVDGTIYDTKTGKVIHPDKKLKKTLQAIQEKVNTELSLSDTLNQQNLLQFYHPEGFKRVDPAKFNYSNGLSHEKKTEKELGDKSKSLFDTNGHQDTTKLYKTDAPEVNEPRSDTSRIQIQNPDSNQEK